A single genomic interval of Chitinophaga sp. 180180018-3 harbors:
- a CDS encoding c-type cytochrome translates to MTTLKKKPFRLLLLFSAVIAAGVACNNGNESTSKKTTGNPKIDALKLPEGFHAERLYSPGDNKQGSWVSMTFDDKGRMIVSDQYGYLYRLTLPAVGEDSAKLKIEQLIIGRDTSTQHVSMGYAQGLLYAFNSLYVMVNHNSDDRFNKGSGLYRLQDTDGDDQFDKITLIKALEGEGEHGPHSIVLAPDKKSIYVIAGNFTKIPEMNSYRVPPSWNNDNVFPFIKDPNGHDNTVNTHGGWIAHLDSLGTNWELISSGYRNPFDMAFNDEGDLFTYDSDMEWDIGTPWYRPTRICQVTSGSEYGWRPGTEKWSPAYPDNLPPLLNIGQGSPTNVIYGGKARFPEKYRKALFAFDWSFGIIYAVSLQPEGASYKASAEEFLSGSPLPLTDGAIGPDGALYFLTGGRRLESDLYRVYYKDNNESNEPLAVAAPTEEAKLRKQLEEYHGGAKAGAVDFAWPKLNHADRFIRFAARVAIENQPVNQWQSKVLQEKDPVTLIQGAIALARQGKEDVKKQLLPQLMTIDYTKLSADQQIDLLRAIELVLVRMGKPDAALNAQLAAYLDAHYPAPTNDLNRSLSKLLVYLDAPKSVEKTMALLASAKDDTAANKTAMQSADLILRNPQYGLDIAGMLAKMPPLQQTWYATVLSQAKNGWTPALQDEYFKWFYHAFTFKGGHSFIGFINSARKNALANVPKNEFAHFNQISGDSLANNGGNLAQGFAQPKGPGRNWKVEEALKVVDSGLTNRNFEQGRAMFATSLCSSCHGMRGEGGVAGPDLTQLGTRFSNKDILESIIDPSKTISDQYAATVFTLKNGSSVLGRLVSQDKDKYVISQNPFAPQEHRELPKKDVAATKVSTVSVMLPGLINRLNPEELKDLMAYLKSGGNKQDSMFIASKQLSAK, encoded by the coding sequence ATGACCACGTTAAAAAAGAAACCATTCAGGCTACTATTGCTCTTTTCCGCTGTTATCGCTGCGGGAGTTGCATGCAATAACGGAAACGAATCAACGTCGAAGAAAACGACCGGAAACCCGAAAATAGATGCCCTCAAACTGCCGGAAGGTTTCCATGCTGAACGGCTGTATAGTCCGGGCGACAATAAACAGGGCTCCTGGGTATCCATGACCTTCGATGATAAAGGCCGGATGATCGTATCCGATCAGTACGGATACCTTTACCGCTTAACGCTGCCCGCTGTCGGAGAAGACTCTGCCAAACTTAAAATCGAGCAGCTGATTATTGGCAGGGATACTTCCACCCAGCATGTATCGATGGGATATGCGCAAGGCCTGCTGTATGCCTTCAACAGCCTGTATGTGATGGTGAATCACAACAGCGATGACCGCTTTAACAAAGGCAGCGGCCTGTATCGCCTGCAGGACACAGATGGCGATGATCAATTCGATAAGATCACGCTGATCAAGGCGCTGGAAGGTGAAGGCGAGCATGGCCCCCACAGTATCGTACTGGCGCCGGATAAGAAATCCATCTATGTGATCGCGGGAAACTTTACCAAAATCCCGGAGATGAACAGTTATCGCGTACCTCCATCCTGGAACAACGACAACGTTTTTCCATTTATCAAGGATCCTAACGGTCACGATAATACGGTGAATACACATGGCGGCTGGATTGCGCACCTGGACTCTCTGGGCACCAACTGGGAGCTGATCAGCTCCGGTTATCGCAATCCTTTCGATATGGCGTTCAATGATGAGGGTGATCTCTTCACGTACGATTCAGACATGGAATGGGACATAGGCACGCCCTGGTATCGTCCGACCCGCATTTGTCAGGTAACAAGCGGCAGCGAATATGGCTGGCGCCCCGGAACAGAGAAATGGTCGCCCGCATATCCGGATAACCTCCCTCCGTTGCTGAATATCGGACAAGGCTCTCCTACCAACGTGATCTATGGCGGCAAAGCACGCTTCCCCGAAAAATACCGCAAAGCACTGTTTGCATTCGACTGGAGCTTCGGTATTATTTATGCGGTATCGTTGCAACCAGAAGGTGCTTCGTATAAAGCCTCCGCAGAGGAATTCCTTTCCGGCTCTCCCCTGCCGCTCACCGATGGCGCCATTGGTCCGGATGGTGCGCTGTACTTCCTTACAGGCGGACGCAGGCTGGAATCAGATCTTTACCGTGTGTACTATAAAGACAACAACGAAAGCAACGAACCACTGGCTGTTGCTGCGCCAACTGAAGAAGCAAAGCTGCGGAAACAACTGGAAGAATATCATGGTGGTGCCAAAGCGGGTGCAGTGGATTTTGCATGGCCTAAGCTGAATCACGCCGATCGCTTCATTCGTTTCGCTGCCAGGGTGGCGATAGAAAATCAACCCGTAAATCAGTGGCAGAGCAAAGTGCTACAGGAGAAAGATCCGGTAACACTGATTCAGGGCGCTATTGCGCTGGCGCGTCAGGGTAAGGAAGATGTAAAGAAACAACTGCTGCCGCAGCTCATGACGATCGACTATACGAAGTTATCTGCTGATCAGCAGATCGATCTGTTGCGCGCCATTGAACTGGTGCTGGTACGCATGGGTAAACCCGACGCTGCACTCAATGCACAACTGGCGGCTTACCTCGATGCACATTACCCGGCGCCTACCAATGATCTCAACCGCTCCCTGAGCAAACTGCTGGTATACCTCGACGCACCTAAGTCAGTGGAAAAAACCATGGCATTGCTCGCCAGCGCAAAAGACGACACTGCCGCCAACAAAACGGCCATGCAATCGGCCGACCTGATACTCCGCAATCCTCAATACGGGCTGGATATCGCCGGCATGCTGGCTAAGATGCCTCCGCTGCAGCAAACCTGGTACGCCACCGTGTTAAGCCAGGCAAAGAATGGCTGGACCCCGGCATTGCAGGATGAGTACTTCAAATGGTTCTATCATGCATTCACTTTCAAAGGCGGACATAGTTTCATAGGTTTCATCAACAGTGCGAGAAAGAATGCATTGGCCAATGTACCTAAAAATGAATTCGCTCACTTTAACCAGATCTCCGGTGACTCACTTGCCAACAACGGCGGTAACCTTGCCCAGGGCTTCGCTCAGCCTAAAGGCCCGGGACGCAACTGGAAAGTGGAGGAAGCGCTGAAAGTGGTAGACAGCGGGTTAACCAACCGCAACTTCGAACAGGGCCGCGCGATGTTTGCTACTTCGCTGTGCAGCTCCTGCCATGGTATGCGTGGGGAAGGCGGCGTAGCCGGACCAGATCTAACGCAGCTGGGTACACGTTTTTCCAACAAAGACATCCTGGAATCTATTATAGATCCGAGCAAAACCATCTCCGACCAATATGCTGCTACCGTTTTCACATTGAAGAATGGCAGCTCCGTACTGGGCCGGCTGGTAAGCCAGGATAAAGACAAGTATGTCATCTCCCAGAATCCTTTTGCACCGCAGGAACACCGTGAACTGCCCAAGAAAGACGTTGCGGCTACAAAAGTATCTACTGTGTCCGTAATGTTGCCCGGGCTCATTAACCGGTTAAATCCTGAAGAGTTGAAAGACCTGATGGCTTACCTGAAATCCGGTGGTAACAAACAGGATTCCATGTTTATCGCATCCAAACAACTTAGCGCTAAATAA
- a CDS encoding aldose 1-epimerase family protein translates to MTWENKIGTHTQLGGIETAILDNGPGRGTRIAWINTGTGLRYKVVIDRAMDIVDAFYQQHSLAWLSHTGITFPNHHADRGLEWLRTFGGGLMTTCGLMHVGGPETDEFGERGLHGPISNTSAEIISIIQPDPLAGSMEMSITGIMQQVSVLGPKLVLKRTISGRLGEAVIKVHDEVINRGNTTAPHMLLYHFNFGWPLVDEGADICWKGSWVSREGNPDHLFREGHPYKKCMAPMDSHAGGGEEAAIIDPVADTDGWCACGVHNAALSIAVSLRFRKDQLPVLTNWQHWGKQEYVMGLEPGTHPPTGQAKARREGTLLFLQPGESRQYELEIAVLHTSEKIKQFITDLL, encoded by the coding sequence ATGACTTGGGAAAATAAAATAGGCACGCATACACAACTAGGCGGTATTGAAACGGCTATACTGGATAATGGTCCCGGCAGGGGCACCCGTATAGCCTGGATCAATACCGGTACTGGTCTGAGATATAAAGTGGTCATCGACCGGGCTATGGACATCGTGGATGCTTTTTATCAGCAGCATAGTCTGGCCTGGCTGAGTCACACCGGGATTACGTTCCCCAATCACCACGCTGATAGAGGTCTGGAGTGGCTCCGGACCTTTGGCGGTGGTTTGATGACCACCTGTGGTCTGATGCATGTGGGCGGCCCGGAAACAGATGAATTCGGAGAGCGCGGCCTGCATGGACCCATCAGTAACACATCTGCCGAAATAATATCCATTATTCAGCCAGATCCGCTGGCAGGCAGCATGGAAATGAGTATTACCGGCATCATGCAGCAGGTAAGTGTACTGGGGCCAAAACTCGTGCTTAAACGTACGATATCCGGCCGCCTCGGTGAAGCGGTCATAAAGGTGCACGACGAAGTGATCAACCGCGGCAACACCACTGCACCGCACATGTTGTTGTATCATTTCAACTTTGGCTGGCCGCTGGTGGATGAAGGAGCAGACATCTGCTGGAAAGGCAGCTGGGTTTCCCGCGAAGGCAATCCGGATCACCTTTTCAGAGAAGGACATCCTTACAAAAAATGCATGGCGCCGATGGACAGCCACGCCGGCGGCGGAGAAGAAGCGGCCATCATTGATCCGGTAGCAGATACCGATGGATGGTGTGCCTGCGGCGTACACAATGCAGCATTGTCAATTGCTGTGTCGCTCCGCTTCCGTAAAGACCAGCTGCCGGTATTAACCAACTGGCAACACTGGGGCAAACAGGAATACGTGATGGGCCTGGAACCGGGCACCCATCCGCCTACCGGGCAGGCCAAAGCCCGCCGGGAAGGCACGCTGCTTTTCCTGCAACCAGGCGAAAGCAGGCAGTATGAGCTGGAAATAGCCGTGCTGCACACGAGTGAAAAAATCAAACAATTTATTACTGATCTTTTATAA
- a CDS encoding TIM barrel protein: protein MTENNYPKLHNATWPGIVGKGGDAEPIISFDTLLQMTAAAEVDGMKFDGIDIGLFDPHVPVGSSDDDLKELADKVAAHQLEIGSLVAPIWPPEGGSAMGSKEERARFVEQVRKACHVGKRLREIGIRPNGVIRIDSATNPESWAKDPAGNTKLIAQTFREACDVAADYGEKLAAEGEICWGGMHSWKTMLDTLEAVDRSNIGFQADMSHTFLYLLGYNRPEDRILPANFEWSDREALVNGLKQLTHALRPWTMDFHVAQNDGTVHGSGSHDKTGRHCLATDPNGKLNIATDAGFWLRDDKGALTKAFRHICWDGCMFPNEVMTKAQTWNDILAAMIAVRRQHGWRE from the coding sequence ATGACAGAAAATAATTATCCAAAGCTACACAATGCCACCTGGCCGGGAATCGTAGGCAAGGGCGGCGATGCAGAGCCAATCATTTCTTTCGATACGCTGTTGCAGATGACTGCAGCAGCAGAAGTTGATGGCATGAAGTTCGACGGCATTGATATCGGACTATTCGATCCGCATGTACCGGTAGGCAGCAGTGATGACGACCTGAAAGAGCTGGCGGATAAAGTAGCGGCTCATCAGCTGGAAATTGGCAGCCTGGTTGCGCCTATCTGGCCTCCGGAAGGCGGCTCAGCGATGGGCAGCAAAGAAGAGCGCGCCCGTTTTGTAGAGCAGGTACGCAAGGCCTGCCATGTAGGTAAGCGGCTGCGTGAAATAGGCATACGGCCCAATGGGGTGATCCGCATCGACTCAGCCACTAATCCCGAAAGCTGGGCGAAAGATCCGGCGGGCAATACTAAACTCATTGCACAAACCTTCCGTGAAGCCTGCGACGTAGCAGCAGACTACGGCGAGAAACTGGCGGCCGAAGGGGAAATCTGCTGGGGAGGCATGCACAGCTGGAAAACCATGCTGGATACATTAGAAGCAGTAGACCGTTCCAATATCGGGTTCCAGGCCGATATGTCGCATACTTTCCTTTATCTGCTGGGATACAATCGTCCGGAAGACCGGATACTGCCGGCCAACTTCGAATGGAGCGACCGCGAAGCACTGGTGAATGGCCTGAAGCAACTCACCCATGCACTCCGTCCATGGACGATGGATTTCCATGTGGCGCAGAACGATGGCACCGTGCATGGCAGTGGGTCTCACGATAAAACCGGACGTCACTGCCTGGCTACCGATCCCAATGGCAAGCTGAACATCGCTACCGATGCGGGATTCTGGCTGCGCGACGATAAAGGAGCGTTGACGAAAGCATTCCGCCATATCTGTTGGGATGGATGTATGTTTCCCAACGAAGTGATGACCAAAGCACAAACCTGGAATGATATACTGGCGGCCATGATAGCAGTAAGAAGGCAACATGGATGGCGGGAATAG
- a CDS encoding Gfo/Idh/MocA family oxidoreductase: MTNKKALRIGLIGCGFMGRTHSNGYLRVKNFFPELAYQPVLKAVCSRTESKARAFAEQWGYESVETDWKALIAREDIDAVDICTPNDKHAEIAIAAAAAGKMILCEKPLARTLAESEGMVTAIEKAGVPNTVWYNYRRLPAVTLAKQIIDSGKLGRIFHYRANFLQDWTINANLPQGGEGLWRMDADVAGSGVLGDLLSHCIDTALWLNGSIATVSAMTETFVKERMHQLTGKVEKVNIDDACSFMCRFSNGSLGLFESTRYARGHKALYTFEINGENASIRWDLHDLNRLEYFDNADASTVKGWRSIHVTDGDQPYMNKWWVPGLGIGYEHSFVHQVADFLKSLETGGVCSPSFREALETQKVCQAVQDSANTGTWKETHAS; the protein is encoded by the coding sequence ATGACTAATAAGAAAGCTTTAAGAATAGGATTGATAGGATGTGGCTTTATGGGCAGAACACATTCCAACGGCTACCTGCGGGTTAAGAATTTTTTTCCTGAACTGGCTTACCAGCCTGTATTGAAAGCAGTTTGTTCCCGCACAGAAAGCAAGGCCAGGGCCTTTGCAGAACAATGGGGCTATGAATCCGTTGAAACCGACTGGAAAGCGCTGATCGCCAGAGAGGATATAGATGCTGTTGACATTTGTACACCCAATGATAAGCATGCAGAGATTGCCATTGCAGCAGCAGCTGCCGGTAAAATGATCCTTTGTGAGAAACCGCTGGCACGCACACTGGCAGAGTCGGAAGGAATGGTAACCGCCATTGAAAAAGCGGGCGTGCCGAATACCGTCTGGTATAACTACCGGCGCTTGCCGGCAGTGACCCTTGCGAAACAAATTATCGACTCGGGGAAACTGGGCCGGATATTTCACTACCGTGCTAACTTCCTGCAAGACTGGACCATCAACGCCAACCTTCCGCAGGGTGGCGAAGGCCTGTGGCGGATGGATGCAGATGTGGCTGGTTCCGGCGTACTGGGCGACCTGCTCTCCCATTGCATTGATACCGCTTTATGGCTGAATGGCAGCATCGCCACCGTATCGGCGATGACAGAAACGTTTGTAAAAGAACGTATGCATCAGCTTACCGGTAAAGTCGAGAAGGTAAATATCGACGATGCCTGTTCCTTTATGTGCCGCTTCAGCAATGGGTCATTGGGGCTTTTTGAATCAACACGTTATGCCCGTGGACATAAAGCATTATATACATTTGAAATCAACGGTGAAAATGCCTCCATACGCTGGGATCTGCACGATCTGAACCGCCTGGAATACTTTGATAACGCCGACGCCTCTACGGTAAAAGGATGGCGCTCCATACATGTTACAGACGGTGATCAGCCATATATGAATAAATGGTGGGTACCGGGCCTGGGCATCGGCTACGAGCATTCATTTGTGCACCAGGTAGCGGATTTCCTGAAAAGCCTGGAAACCGGCGGTGTCTGCTCTCCTTCGTTCAGAGAAGCGCTGGAAACACAGAAAGTGTGTCAGGCTGTACAGGACTCCGCCAATACGGGTACCTGGAAGGAAACACATGCATCCTAA
- a CDS encoding DUF1080 domain-containing protein, producing MLKRSGALSLSLVAASLLFTGTSCQTGNGMSNNNGFIKIFDGKTLQGWEGDSVHWRAENGILIGEVTPSTLLKTNNFLIWKGGQPANFELTCEFRITEGGNSGINYRSVRVENVPHALKGYQADIDGANHYTGQNYEERGRTTLAYRGQKTTIPPTKLSLQEGVKNNAWSAAVVTGSLGSSDSLQTLIKKEDWNKCRLVIRGNRLQHYINGILMSDVTDNDKVNGKALGLLGLQCHVGPPMKVEYRNMLLRKL from the coding sequence ATGCTGAAAAGATCCGGCGCTCTTTCTTTATCTCTTGTAGCGGCTTCGCTGCTGTTTACAGGAACCAGTTGCCAGACAGGTAACGGAATGAGTAACAACAATGGCTTCATTAAAATCTTTGATGGCAAAACCCTCCAGGGCTGGGAAGGCGACTCCGTTCACTGGCGGGCAGAAAATGGTATACTGATCGGAGAAGTAACACCTTCTACCCTGCTGAAAACCAATAATTTTCTGATCTGGAAAGGCGGTCAGCCTGCCAACTTTGAGCTGACCTGCGAATTCAGGATCACTGAAGGAGGTAATAGCGGCATCAACTACCGCAGCGTGCGGGTAGAAAACGTACCTCATGCACTCAAGGGTTACCAGGCAGATATCGATGGCGCGAATCACTACACCGGTCAGAACTACGAAGAACGCGGCCGTACCACTCTTGCTTACCGTGGTCAGAAAACCACCATCCCTCCTACTAAATTAAGTTTGCAGGAAGGCGTGAAAAATAATGCATGGAGCGCGGCAGTTGTTACGGGTTCTCTCGGAAGTTCCGACTCGTTGCAAACGCTTATCAAAAAAGAAGACTGGAACAAATGCCGCCTCGTTATCCGTGGCAATCGTCTTCAACACTACATCAACGGTATTCTGATGAGCGACGTAACCGACAACGACAAAGTAAACGGCAAAGCCCTGGGCCTGCTCGGATTGCAGTGCCATGTAGGCCCGCCGATGAAGGTCGAATACCGGAATATGCTGCTGAGGAAATTATAA
- a CDS encoding 5'(3')-deoxyribonucleotidase, giving the protein MLSIAIDMDETIADPIRKAREWYYRDYGKTFTTEDLHGKTLSDVLPPEHKDKVKEYLNTPGFFRDLEIFPHAQEVLKALNKKYQLYIVSAATEFPASLKDKYDWLQEFFPFLNWRQYCFCGDKSIVQADIMIDDLARNFTNFKGKPYLYHGHHNVHVEGYERILNWEDAAVKLL; this is encoded by the coding sequence ATGTTATCTATAGCCATCGACATGGACGAAACCATTGCAGATCCTATCAGGAAAGCCCGGGAATGGTATTACAGGGACTACGGAAAAACATTCACCACAGAAGACCTTCATGGAAAAACCTTATCTGACGTACTTCCACCCGAACATAAGGATAAAGTAAAAGAATACCTCAACACACCGGGATTTTTCCGCGACCTGGAAATCTTTCCTCATGCGCAGGAAGTGCTGAAAGCGCTGAATAAAAAGTATCAATTGTATATTGTATCCGCAGCAACGGAATTCCCTGCTTCACTAAAAGATAAATACGATTGGCTGCAGGAGTTTTTCCCTTTTCTGAATTGGCGTCAGTATTGTTTTTGCGGCGATAAATCCATTGTACAGGCGGATATTATGATAGATGATCTGGCTCGCAATTTCACCAATTTCAAAGGTAAGCCATACCTGTATCATGGGCATCACAATGTACATGTAGAAGGTTATGAGCGGATATTGAACTGGGAAGATGCGGCTGTAAAGCTCCTGTAA
- a CDS encoding ABC transporter ATP-binding protein, translated as MSNIILEAKHISKSFHDPVTVPVLNDLSLSVNKGEFVAVVGKSGCGKSTLLYILSTMDTDYDGELWIEQELVTNKKEKQLARIRNEKIGFVFQFHYLLNEFSVLRNVMLPGLKLNKYSEQEVEHRAMERLKTLHIDELALKSANQLSGGQKQRVAIARALINDPAIIMGDEPTGNLDKKNGQIVFDIFQELATQYQQTLLIVTHDLEFAEHTQRIIEMEDGHIIRH; from the coding sequence ATGAGCAACATTATACTGGAGGCAAAACATATCTCTAAATCGTTTCATGATCCGGTAACAGTACCGGTACTGAACGATCTGAGCCTGTCTGTCAATAAAGGAGAATTCGTAGCGGTGGTAGGGAAATCGGGTTGTGGCAAATCCACTTTGCTGTACATACTTTCCACTATGGATACGGATTACGATGGGGAGCTGTGGATAGAGCAGGAGCTTGTAACCAATAAAAAAGAAAAGCAACTGGCGCGCATCCGCAATGAAAAGATCGGCTTTGTATTCCAGTTCCATTATCTGCTAAACGAATTCAGCGTATTACGGAATGTAATGCTGCCGGGGTTAAAGCTGAATAAATATTCGGAACAGGAAGTAGAACACCGTGCAATGGAAAGACTGAAAACGCTGCATATCGATGAACTTGCATTAAAGAGCGCCAATCAGCTTTCCGGTGGCCAGAAACAGCGTGTTGCCATTGCCCGCGCGCTGATCAACGACCCGGCTATCATTATGGGAGATGAGCCTACCGGTAATCTCGATAAAAAGAACGGACAGATCGTTTTTGACATCTTCCAGGAGCTGGCAACACAATATCAGCAAACTCTCCTTATTGTTACGCACGACCTGGAGTTTGCAGAACATACCCAACGTATTATTGAAATGGAAGACGGACATATTATCCGGCATTAA
- a CDS encoding FtsX-like permease family protein, translating into MNYKLIFSISLSLMRARWRQTLVAAIGVTFSITMFIALLSFMSGLNGLLDGLILNRTPHVRIYNDIKPSKHQPVNLAAKEGDSGHNFIRSIKSATGREEIYNSTAIIDYLKHDDRVLGIAPKIIAPVFFNAGTVDITGVVNGIDVQQESRLFHFNDYIVTGNSIDLQNIPNSIILGKGVAEKLMADPGDVVQVTTSRGDIMPLKVVGYFQSGLQDFDKVQCYASINTAQKLLGKPNNYITDIQIKLKDLNTAPAVAREYANLFQADTEDIQTANSQFETGSFIRTLISYSVGITLLIVAGFGIYNILNMMIYEKMDAIAIMKATGFAGTDVNRIFIVIALSIGWFGGLVGLVLGFGLSVVINHIPFKTAALPTISTFPVNYNPVFYLIGAVFSLVTTYFAGYFPARKASRVDPVVIIRGK; encoded by the coding sequence ATGAACTACAAACTGATTTTCAGCATATCGCTTTCCCTGATGAGGGCCCGCTGGAGACAAACACTGGTGGCTGCTATTGGCGTTACCTTCAGCATAACGATGTTCATTGCATTACTGAGTTTCATGAGTGGTTTGAATGGCCTGCTGGATGGTCTTATACTAAACAGAACACCACATGTTCGCATCTACAACGATATTAAACCCAGCAAACATCAGCCAGTAAACCTCGCTGCCAAGGAAGGAGATTCCGGGCATAATTTTATCAGGTCCATTAAGTCGGCTACCGGTCGTGAGGAAATCTATAACAGCACGGCTATCATCGACTACCTGAAACATGATGACCGGGTGCTGGGGATTGCCCCGAAGATCATCGCTCCCGTTTTCTTCAATGCCGGCACGGTGGATATCACTGGCGTGGTAAATGGTATCGATGTGCAGCAAGAGAGCCGCCTGTTTCATTTTAATGACTACATTGTTACCGGCAATTCCATCGACCTGCAGAATATACCTAACAGCATTATCCTCGGAAAAGGCGTCGCAGAGAAACTAATGGCGGACCCGGGTGATGTAGTGCAGGTCACCACGTCCAGAGGCGATATTATGCCTCTCAAAGTAGTAGGCTATTTCCAGTCGGGCTTACAGGACTTCGACAAGGTGCAATGCTATGCTTCTATCAATACCGCACAGAAGTTGCTGGGCAAGCCTAATAATTACATCACTGATATTCAGATCAAACTGAAAGATCTTAACACGGCGCCCGCAGTAGCCCGGGAATACGCAAACCTGTTCCAGGCGGATACAGAGGATATACAAACCGCCAATTCCCAATTTGAAACAGGGAGCTTTATCCGTACGCTGATCTCGTATTCGGTAGGCATTACCCTGCTGATCGTGGCCGGATTCGGGATCTATAACATCCTGAACATGATGATCTATGAGAAAATGGATGCCATCGCCATCATGAAAGCAACCGGCTTCGCGGGTACAGATGTAAACCGCATTTTTATTGTGATTGCATTGAGCATCGGCTGGTTCGGCGGACTGGTAGGACTGGTGCTTGGATTCGGATTGTCGGTGGTGATCAATCACATCCCTTTCAAAACAGCAGCCCTGCCTACTATCAGCACATTTCCGGTGAATTATAATCCGGTCTTCTATCTGATCGGAGCAGTATTTTCACTGGTTACCACTTATTTCGCCGGCTATTTCCCGGCCAGAAAAGCAAGCCGGGTAGACCCGGTCGTTATTATCAGAGGAAAATAA
- a CDS encoding efflux RND transporter periplasmic adaptor subunit, protein MKAIKFLLLLSLLSSCKSRSEKTHPAVGKITESVYASGIVKSRHQYQVFPKVNGVIVSIPVKEGDTVRANDPIIYILNETARLSAENAALAASYNAVNANAEKLDEGRVSVNMAQLKLSNDSLLLARQRRLWEQRIGSEQQLEQARLAFENSQTAYNTTIYKYRDLQKQLRFAEKQSGKSLQISTTQRNDYVIRSDIDGKVYSIAKKTGEMANTQTPLAVIGDAHHFYLELQADEYDIARIRVGQPVFVTLDSYRGRAFEAVVEKIYPIMNEKSRSFTIDAGFVKQPPVIYPNLTLEANIVIQTKEKALTIPRSYLQEGDYVMLENKQKRKVTTGLKDYQQVEIVDGLTAADVIIKPAP, encoded by the coding sequence ATGAAGGCCATTAAATTCTTATTGCTACTCTCATTATTATCTTCCTGCAAGAGTAGATCAGAAAAGACACATCCGGCAGTCGGCAAAATTACCGAATCTGTTTATGCTTCCGGCATTGTAAAAAGCCGACATCAATACCAGGTGTTCCCCAAAGTGAATGGTGTTATCGTCAGCATACCGGTTAAGGAAGGCGATACAGTCCGGGCGAACGATCCCATTATTTATATACTCAATGAAACGGCCCGGCTTAGTGCGGAAAATGCTGCGCTGGCAGCTTCCTATAATGCGGTGAACGCCAACGCTGAGAAACTGGATGAAGGGAGGGTAAGCGTTAATATGGCACAGCTTAAACTTAGCAATGATTCCCTGTTACTGGCCCGGCAACGCAGGCTATGGGAGCAGCGTATCGGAAGCGAGCAACAGTTGGAACAGGCGCGACTGGCATTTGAAAACTCGCAAACCGCTTATAACACCACCATCTATAAGTACAGAGATCTGCAAAAGCAACTGCGCTTTGCCGAAAAGCAATCCGGTAAAAGCCTGCAGATCAGCACTACCCAACGAAACGATTATGTGATACGCAGCGACATCGATGGAAAGGTATACAGTATCGCTAAAAAGACCGGGGAAATGGCGAATACACAAACTCCGTTGGCTGTAATTGGTGATGCTCACCATTTTTACCTGGAGCTGCAGGCCGATGAATACGATATTGCGCGTATCCGTGTCGGGCAGCCGGTATTCGTTACGCTCGACAGCTACCGCGGGCGGGCATTTGAAGCGGTTGTTGAAAAGATCTATCCGATCATGAATGAAAAATCCCGCTCATTTACCATTGATGCAGGATTTGTGAAGCAACCTCCGGTAATATACCCTAACCTCACGCTGGAAGCCAATATTGTTATTCAAACAAAAGAAAAAGCATTGACTATCCCCCGCAGTTATCTGCAGGAAGGCGACTATGTAATGTTGGAAAACAAACAAAAAAGGAAAGTAACTACCGGGCTGAAAGATTATCAACAGGTGGAGATTGTTGATGGTTTAACCGCCGCCGATGTGATCATTAAACCAGCGCCATGA
- a CDS encoding PaaI family thioesterase, translated as METTLAPEIEQRVRESFSRQRLMALYEATITGMGKGYFEISMPPSELLLRPSGIFQGGVIAGVADTVAGYCASTIPVEDPYFVTVEFKINFLHQAKGELLIGRGKAIKAGSTLTIVQTDIYTRTAGEETHVATALVTMMRVRKR; from the coding sequence ATGGAAACAACATTAGCACCGGAGATAGAACAAAGAGTCAGAGAGAGTTTTAGCAGACAACGGTTAATGGCTTTGTATGAAGCAACGATAACCGGTATGGGGAAAGGATATTTTGAGATCAGTATGCCCCCTTCGGAGCTGTTACTGCGGCCCTCGGGCATTTTCCAGGGAGGTGTTATTGCGGGTGTGGCAGATACGGTGGCAGGTTATTGCGCCAGCACGATTCCGGTGGAAGATCCTTATTTTGTGACGGTAGAATTCAAGATCAATTTTCTGCATCAGGCAAAAGGTGAGCTGTTGATTGGCCGTGGTAAAGCAATTAAAGCCGGATCTACACTAACAATAGTACAAACTGATATATACACCCGGACCGCCGGAGAAGAAACGCATGTGGCTACGGCGCTGGTAACGATGATGAGGGTCAGGAAGCGGTAA